One Candidatus Thioglobus autotrophicus genomic window, GGGTGGTACGGGTCGTGGTGAAGATTTAAAAATTGAGCCATTTTTAGCCCAAGGTATTACTTCTGAATTATCCGGCAATATGATTGATGTTTGCCCAGTGGGTGCACTCACTTCTAAACCCTTTAGATATGAGTTAAGATCTTGGCAAATGGCCTCGGTAGATAGTATTGCTCGCCACGATTTAACTGGCTCAAATATCTATGCGCAAACCTACAAAGGTCAGGTTAAACGTGTTGTATCAGGCGACAACGATTCGGTTAATGAAACTTGGATTTCAGACCGAGATCGTTTTTCTTATGAAGGGCTAAGTCATGAAAATAGACTACTTGCACCACAAATCAAAGTAGCAGGCCAATGGAAAGAAGTTGAGTGGGATGTGGCGCTTGATTTTGCTATTAAAGGGCTAAATAAAAATGTTCTTAATAATCGAAAAGCGCATCAATTAGGCGGATTAGCCTCTAATACAGCCACCACAGAAGAGTTTTACTTAATGCAAAAACTCCTTCGAGAAGTAGGTTGTGAAAATATAGACTATCGCTTAAATGTTAATAATCTAGAGCAAGCAATCCATCTAGACTCTACGCTTAAGTTAGAAGATCTTGAGCAAGTGGACCAGGCATTGGTGATCGGTGCAAATCTCCGTTTAGAACAACCGATGATTAACCACAGATTGCGCAAAGCTCAGTTGGCCGGTGCTCAAATCTCCGCTATCAATGTTAAAGCATTTGACTACAATCACACCACCAATCATACAACTGTTGCGCCACAAGAAATAGCGGCGGTATTAGCGGGTATCTTAAAGATCATCCTAGAGAAAAAGTCTGTTGAAATTCCAGCTTATTTGAGTGCGATAAAGCCTAATAAACTGTCGCTTGATTTGGCAGAAAAACTACTAAATGCTAATCGTTCAGTGCTTATATTGGGCGAGCACATTGTTAATAACGCTCAGGCTGCCGGCATTGCTCAATTGGTAGCTGCCATCGCTAAACAAATAAAGGCTGACACGTTAAATGTAAGTATGACGGCTAATGCCTTAGGTGCACAGCACGCTCATTTCGTGCCAAGTGGCGCGGGCATGAATGTTAATAAAATGCTGCAAGCAGATATGCGTGCCTTCTTGCTCTTGGATATTTATCCTGAATACGATTTTCATCATTCTAACTCAGCCATTGAGGCTTTATCTAAAGAGGATGTGTTTGTCGTGTCTTTAAACAGTTTTAGTAATGACTTGGTTTCCCAGTATTCTGACGTATTGTTGCCAATGGCGTCGA contains:
- the nuoG gene encoding NADH-quinone oxidoreductase subunit NuoG, translated to MADIKIEIDGQIVNAKAGETLIAVTDREGISVPRFCYHKKLSTSASCRMCLVDIEGTPKPQTSCSTPVSDGMKIHTQNEKAIASQKAVMEFLLINHPLDCPICDQGGECELQDVAVEYGSDVSRFSEGKRVVAVSDIGPLIQTDMTRCIHCTRCVRFGSEIAGMMEMGGTGRGEDLKIEPFLAQGITSELSGNMIDVCPVGALTSKPFRYELRSWQMASVDSIARHDLTGSNIYAQTYKGQVKRVVSGDNDSVNETWISDRDRFSYEGLSHENRLLAPQIKVAGQWKEVEWDVALDFAIKGLNKNVLNNRKAHQLGGLASNTATTEEFYLMQKLLREVGCENIDYRLNVNNLEQAIHLDSTLKLEDLEQVDQALVIGANLRLEQPMINHRLRKAQLAGAQISAINVKAFDYNHTTNHTTVAPQEIAAVLAGILKIILEKKSVEIPAYLSAIKPNKLSLDLAEKLLNANRSVLILGEHIVNNAQAAGIAQLVAAIAKQIKADTLNVSMTANALGAQHAHFVPSGAGMNVNKMLQADMRAFLLLDIYPEYDFHHSNSAIEALSKEDVFVVSLNSFSNDLVSQYSDVLLPMASMYETSGTHVNINGDIQSFAAVVKAPEEAKPAWKILKVLADLLELPGFHYENSSQVSSELTHQSAHEYNQDVTLELNTKSTTIETIWTHSAYHSDVLLRHAKSLSMSKIGQTNFASMSASTAKELSLEEGGCYLGVPVDITPSVAERCVFVSSNQATKSGGVS